A genomic stretch from Actinomycetota bacterium includes:
- a CDS encoding DNA polymerase III subunit alpha, whose product MAVPFVHLHNHTEYSLLDGAARIPALVTAAREAGFEALAITDHGAMYGVIPFYKEAVKEGLKPIIGVEAYVTPGSRFERRPVKEEPNYHLLLLAEDETGYRNLMKLVTLSYMEGYYYKPRMDKEILREYGKGIIALSACVKGELASYLLADDYEGAKRAASEYLAIFGDGNFYLEIMDHSLPEEKKVNPGLVQIGKELGIGLAASNDLHYVRRDDHIHHDVLLCIQTNSTLDQEDRLRFSNDQFYLKSYDEMSRLFREYPEALSNTAEIAARCNVELEFGRYLLPKYQVPEGYDLDAYLEKLAWEGLRRRYGEVTPELEERLRKELAVIRDMGFSGYFLIVWDFIKFAKEAGIIVGPGRGSAAGSLVSYCLGITTVDPIRYGLLFERFLNPSRRTMPDIDIDFCYKRRPEVIDYVSGKYGKDRVAQIVTFSTMAARAAIRDAGRVYNLEYGKVDRLAKMVPEKLNITLDEALETSPELRDAYETDELARRIIDTARNLEGIIRQDSIHAAGVVIADDELCNYTPLQRRGAEEEVVTQYDMAAVQAIGLLKMDFLGLRTLTVIGDTLENLRRTRGIELDIDGIPLEDPNTFDLLQRGDTVGVFQLESPGMRSLLQDLRPERFEDLIAVLALYRPGPLRSGMVKDYVDHRHERRALKYLHPDLEPILNQTRGIILYQEQIMQLAVELAGYSLSEADGLRAVVAKSKAEEMKVHRDKFVEGMVAKGYQRGLAEKLFGLIEHFGEYGFNKSHSTAYAFISYQTAYLKAHYPKEFMAALLSSVTGNKDKVQVFVNEARKMGIKVLPPDINESFKEFTPVEEGIRFGLSAVRNLGESAADRIIAARREGGPYRSLYDFCRRIGQGVVNKRSLESLIKSGAFDYLGYTRNHLLKVYEKTADLAAERQRLYEEGQHSLFGEEDEETDLMEAQPAAEELPKDKLLAYEKEMLGIYVSDHPLMQVKEALEKHVESEIADLAELGDGAVKWIGGIITKKTQRITRKGELMASLALEDLSGRVEVTVFPALYNQYRELLEEDRVICVKAKVELGEREEEVTAVRVVALDLAEPRLKRSEDCDLYIRLEAEQAEKEMMDRLKDILVRHPGETAVRIELRSDDAIRVFLLPQEFRVNPDGSLYAEVLSLLGDDCIALR is encoded by the coding sequence GTGGCGGTACCTTTCGTGCACCTGCACAACCACACGGAATATTCCCTGCTGGACGGCGCCGCCCGGATACCGGCGCTGGTCACCGCGGCCAGGGAAGCGGGCTTCGAGGCGCTGGCCATAACGGATCACGGTGCGATGTACGGCGTCATCCCCTTTTACAAGGAGGCGGTCAAGGAGGGGCTGAAGCCCATCATAGGGGTGGAGGCCTACGTAACACCGGGCTCGCGCTTCGAACGCAGACCCGTGAAGGAAGAGCCCAACTACCACCTCCTGCTCCTCGCCGAGGACGAGACCGGATACCGCAATCTCATGAAGCTCGTCACCCTCTCCTACATGGAGGGCTACTATTACAAGCCGCGCATGGACAAGGAGATCCTGCGGGAATACGGGAAGGGGATAATCGCCCTTTCCGCGTGCGTGAAAGGGGAGCTGGCCAGCTATCTCCTGGCAGACGATTACGAGGGGGCGAAACGCGCCGCCTCGGAATACCTCGCCATCTTCGGTGATGGTAATTTTTACCTCGAGATCATGGACCATTCCCTTCCCGAGGAGAAGAAGGTCAATCCCGGCCTGGTGCAGATCGGGAAGGAGCTCGGGATAGGGCTGGCGGCCTCCAACGACCTCCACTACGTGCGCAGGGACGACCACATCCACCATGACGTCCTGCTGTGCATCCAGACCAACTCCACCCTGGACCAGGAGGACCGCCTGCGCTTCTCCAACGACCAGTTCTACCTCAAGAGCTACGACGAGATGAGCCGGCTCTTCCGCGAATACCCGGAGGCCCTGTCCAACACGGCGGAGATCGCCGCCCGCTGCAACGTGGAGCTGGAGTTCGGGAGGTACCTGCTCCCGAAGTACCAGGTACCGGAGGGCTACGACCTCGACGCTTACCTGGAGAAGCTGGCGTGGGAAGGGCTGCGCCGCAGGTACGGGGAGGTCACCCCGGAGCTGGAGGAACGCCTGCGCAAGGAGCTCGCCGTCATCCGCGACATGGGCTTCTCCGGCTATTTCCTCATCGTGTGGGACTTCATCAAGTTCGCCAAGGAGGCCGGGATCATCGTGGGGCCAGGGCGGGGTTCCGCCGCCGGTTCCCTGGTCTCGTACTGCCTGGGCATCACCACCGTCGACCCCATCCGCTACGGCCTCCTCTTCGAGCGCTTCCTCAATCCCTCGCGGCGCACCATGCCGGACATCGACATAGACTTCTGTTACAAGCGCCGCCCCGAGGTCATCGACTACGTGAGCGGCAAGTACGGCAAGGACCGCGTCGCGCAGATCGTCACCTTCTCCACCATGGCGGCGCGCGCCGCCATCCGCGACGCCGGCAGGGTCTACAACCTCGAATACGGAAAGGTGGACCGCCTGGCGAAGATGGTCCCGGAAAAACTCAACATCACCCTGGACGAGGCGCTGGAGACATCCCCGGAGCTGCGCGACGCCTACGAAACGGACGAGCTCGCGCGCAGGATCATAGATACCGCGCGCAACCTGGAGGGCATCATCCGCCAGGATTCCATCCACGCAGCCGGGGTGGTCATCGCCGACGACGAGCTATGCAATTACACGCCCCTGCAGCGCCGCGGGGCAGAGGAAGAGGTGGTGACGCAGTACGACATGGCGGCGGTGCAGGCCATAGGCCTCCTGAAGATGGACTTCCTCGGCCTGCGCACCCTCACCGTCATAGGCGACACCCTCGAGAACCTGCGCCGCACGCGGGGCATCGAGCTCGACATCGACGGGATCCCGCTGGAAGACCCTAATACCTTCGACCTCCTGCAGCGCGGCGACACGGTGGGCGTCTTCCAGCTCGAGAGCCCCGGCATGCGCTCCCTCCTGCAGGACCTCCGCCCGGAGCGCTTCGAGGACCTCATAGCGGTGCTCGCCCTCTACCGCCCCGGGCCCCTGCGCAGCGGCATGGTCAAGGATTACGTGGATCACCGCCATGAACGCAGGGCCCTGAAATACCTCCACCCCGACCTGGAGCCCATACTGAACCAGACGAGGGGGATCATCCTTTACCAGGAACAGATCATGCAACTCGCGGTGGAGCTGGCGGGTTACTCCCTTTCCGAGGCCGACGGCCTGCGCGCCGTGGTGGCGAAGAGCAAGGCCGAGGAGATGAAAGTACACCGCGACAAGTTCGTCGAGGGCATGGTGGCAAAGGGTTACCAGCGCGGCCTGGCGGAGAAGCTCTTCGGCCTCATCGAGCATTTCGGAGAATACGGCTTCAACAAGAGTCACTCCACCGCCTACGCGTTCATCTCCTACCAGACGGCGTACCTCAAGGCGCACTATCCCAAGGAGTTCATGGCCGCGCTGCTCTCCAGCGTGACCGGGAACAAGGACAAGGTACAGGTCTTCGTCAACGAGGCGCGCAAGATGGGCATCAAGGTGCTCCCGCCGGACATCAACGAGAGCTTCAAGGAATTCACCCCGGTGGAGGAGGGCATCCGCTTCGGGCTGTCGGCGGTGCGCAATCTCGGGGAGAGCGCCGCCGACAGGATCATCGCCGCGCGCCGCGAGGGCGGCCCCTACCGGTCCCTTTACGACTTCTGCCGCCGTATAGGCCAGGGCGTGGTCAACAAGCGGTCCCTGGAGAGCCTGATCAAGAGCGGTGCCTTCGATTACCTCGGCTACACGAGGAACCACCTCCTCAAGGTATACGAGAAGACGGCGGACCTGGCAGCGGAGAGACAGCGCCTTTACGAGGAGGGACAGCACTCCCTCTTCGGCGAGGAAGATGAGGAGACGGATCTCATGGAAGCGCAGCCGGCGGCGGAAGAGCTGCCCAAGGACAAGCTGCTGGCCTACGAGAAGGAGATGCTGGGCATTTACGTCAGCGATCACCCCCTGATGCAGGTGAAGGAGGCCCTGGAGAAACACGTTGAGAGCGAAATAGCGGACCTGGCGGAGCTGGGAGACGGCGCGGTGAAATGGATAGGGGGCATAATCACCAAGAAGACCCAGCGCATAACGCGCAAGGGCGAGCTCATGGCCTCCCTGGCCCTGGAAGACCTCAGCGGCAGGGTGGAGGTTACGGTCTTCCCCGCCCTGTACAACCAGTACAGGGAATTGCTGGAGGAGGACCGCGTGATCTGCGTCAAGGCGAAGGTGGAGCTGGGGGAGCGCGAGGAAGAGGTCACCGCCGTACGGGTGGTGGCGCTGGACCTGGCGGAGCCACGGCTCAAGCGCAGCGAGGACTGCGATCTCTATATCCGCCTCGAGGCAGAGCAGGCGGAAAAGGAGATGATGGACCGCCTGAAAGACATACTGGTGAGGCATCCCGGGGAAACCGCCGTGCGCATCGAGCTGAGGAGCGACGACGCCATCAGGGTCTTCCTTCTGCCGCAGGAATTCCGCGTGAACCCCGACGGCTCCCTTTACGCGGAGGTGCTCTCCCTCCTGGGCGACGACTGCATAGCGCTGCGCTGA
- a CDS encoding YggU family protein has translation MAEGEGFLRWSPDGALLDVRLRPGSSRSALLGVQDGRLVIAVHSPPQQGRANREALRLLSRLVRVPPSRMEITSGQNSRNKTVLVRGVSESEIAMLSSLLEGADPHPSGDRR, from the coding sequence TTGGCGGAAGGCGAGGGTTTCCTGCGCTGGAGCCCGGATGGTGCCCTGCTCGACGTGCGCCTGCGGCCGGGTTCATCGCGCAGCGCCTTGTTGGGCGTGCAGGACGGGAGGCTGGTCATCGCCGTGCATTCCCCTCCGCAGCAGGGAAGGGCCAACCGCGAGGCCCTGCGGCTGCTCTCGCGCCTCGTGCGCGTGCCTCCCTCCCGCATGGAGATAACCTCGGGTCAAAACTCCCGCAACAAGACGGTGCTTGTACGCGGAGTGAGTGAGAGCGAGATCGCCATGCTTTCCTCCCTGCTCGAGGGGGCCGATCCGCATCCTTCCGGGGATCGACGTTGA
- a CDS encoding PD-(D/E)XK nuclease family protein produces the protein MEIRLSYSAVCAYERCPLSYRYQYVDGLEVAPSPHLSFGRSLHAALQWLYARDVPVAPSLEELLTHLEACWDGEGFEDPEEELSFLRHARDVLSDYYRLNVKDFRLPVAVEQRFEIPMEGYLLTGVVDRVDRHPDGSYEIIDYKTNRRLPELARLRDDLQLPIYQLASRELWGISPSKLTFYYLLINQRYSTRPLDDEGLTRVRDRLRQVAEGISSGRFPANPNRLCPWCSFRDVCPTRVSADDIPQGLRARHAALLKRKERLEVLIAELEAEMEDLEGGNRGGSQEEP, from the coding sequence ATGGAGATAAGGCTCAGCTACAGCGCGGTCTGCGCGTACGAGAGGTGCCCCCTCTCCTATCGCTACCAGTACGTGGACGGCCTTGAGGTCGCACCTTCGCCCCACCTCTCCTTCGGAAGAAGCCTGCACGCCGCCCTGCAGTGGCTCTATGCCCGGGACGTGCCGGTCGCTCCCTCCCTCGAGGAACTCCTCACCCATCTCGAGGCATGCTGGGACGGCGAGGGCTTCGAGGACCCCGAGGAGGAGCTTTCTTTCCTGCGGCACGCCAGGGATGTCCTGAGCGATTACTACCGGCTGAACGTGAAGGATTTCCGCCTGCCGGTGGCCGTGGAGCAACGTTTCGAGATCCCCATGGAAGGCTACCTTTTGACGGGGGTCGTCGACCGTGTGGACAGGCATCCCGACGGTTCATACGAGATCATCGACTACAAGACCAACCGGCGCCTTCCGGAGCTCGCAAGGCTCCGCGACGACCTGCAGCTCCCCATTTACCAGCTGGCCAGCCGCGAGCTCTGGGGTATATCCCCCTCCAAGCTCACCTTCTATTACCTGCTCATCAACCAGAGGTACAGCACACGTCCCCTTGACGACGAAGGCCTTACGAGGGTGCGGGACAGGCTGCGGCAGGTCGCTGAGGGGATATCCTCCGGGCGGTTCCCCGCCAACCCCAACAGGCTCTGCCCCTGGTGCTCCTTCCGGGATGTCTGCCCGACGCGTGTCTCCGCGGATGACATCCCGCAGGGATTACGCGCCCGCCACGCGGCCCTGTTAAAGAGGAAGGAGCGCCTGGAAGTCCTCATCGCCGAGCTGGAGGCGGAAATGGAGGACCTTGAGGGGGGCAACAGGGGCGGCTCTCAGGAAGAGCCGTGA
- the lspA gene encoding signal peptidase II, translating to MQTERRKSAPLTLLVSTLLVLGLDQASKALVRKFLPAGESVDLKLLLLRQVRNPGTAFGLLHGRSTALFLASIAVLAVFLFVLWWWGRARGGLFQVALGLIIGGALGNIIDRIFLGAVVDFIDLRFWPVFNLADAAIVAGVVYAIAVILADIWKGHEVASRERS from the coding sequence GTGCAAACAGAAAGAAGAAAAAGCGCTCCACTGACCCTGCTCGTCTCCACCCTCTTGGTCCTCGGGCTTGACCAGGCAAGCAAGGCGCTGGTGAGGAAGTTCCTTCCCGCGGGAGAGAGCGTCGACCTCAAGCTCCTGCTCCTGCGCCAGGTGCGCAATCCCGGGACGGCGTTCGGCCTGCTCCACGGCAGGTCCACGGCGCTCTTCCTGGCCAGCATAGCCGTGCTAGCGGTCTTCCTTTTCGTCCTCTGGTGGTGGGGAAGGGCGCGCGGCGGCCTTTTCCAGGTCGCCCTGGGCTTGATAATAGGGGGGGCGCTGGGTAACATCATCGACAGGATCTTCCTCGGCGCGGTGGTGGACTTCATCGACCTGAGGTTCTGGCCGGTCTTCAACCTCGCGGACGCGGCCATCGTCGCCGGGGTGGTCTATGCCATCGCCGTGATCCTTGCGGACATATGGAAGGGACACGAGGTAGCTTCCCGGGAGCGGTCGTGA
- the lgt gene encoding prolipoprotein diacylglyceryl transferase, with the protein MRPELFKIGPLTVHSYGFFLALAFIVGMMVSFWYLRRRFVDAYVVFELVLAAAVGGIIGARLFYVIGHWSEFSGKWWEALKFWNVQGLVFYGGFIFGVLAAAGVVKLRGLSVGEVLDSGGLAVPAAMAVARVGCYLNGCCFGKSSDLPWAVTFPVKTQWNMGMPANPVHPTQIYELLMDLGIFVLLLAVHRRFRYRGELMASFVLLYAVARFVNEFFRYHTNPNSNLFFQLLSVGAFLLAGALLVFRKRLLPEAR; encoded by the coding sequence TTGAGGCCTGAACTGTTCAAGATAGGTCCCTTGACCGTGCATTCCTACGGCTTTTTCCTCGCCCTGGCCTTCATCGTGGGCATGATGGTCAGCTTCTGGTACCTGCGTAGACGCTTCGTGGACGCCTACGTCGTCTTCGAGCTGGTGCTGGCCGCCGCGGTGGGCGGGATAATCGGCGCCAGGCTTTTCTACGTGATCGGCCACTGGAGCGAGTTCTCCGGAAAATGGTGGGAGGCGCTGAAGTTCTGGAACGTGCAGGGCCTGGTCTTCTACGGGGGGTTCATCTTCGGCGTGCTTGCGGCCGCCGGCGTGGTGAAGCTTCGCGGCCTCTCCGTGGGCGAGGTGCTCGATTCGGGAGGTCTGGCCGTCCCCGCGGCCATGGCCGTGGCCAGGGTGGGCTGTTACCTCAACGGCTGCTGCTTCGGGAAGAGCTCCGACCTTCCCTGGGCGGTTACCTTCCCCGTCAAGACGCAGTGGAACATGGGGATGCCCGCCAATCCCGTGCATCCCACACAGATCTACGAGCTCCTCATGGACCTCGGGATATTCGTGCTGCTCCTCGCGGTACACCGCAGGTTCCGCTACCGCGGCGAGCTGATGGCGTCATTTGTCCTCCTCTACGCAGTGGCGCGCTTTGTCAACGAGTTCTTCCGCTACCATACAAACCCGAACTCCAACCTCTTCTTCCAGCTCCTCAGCGTGGGAGCCTTCCTCCTCGCGGGAGCCCTGCTGGTCTTCCGCAAGAGGCTTCTGCCGGAGGCCAGGTAG
- a CDS encoding RluA family pseudouridine synthase — protein sequence MRLDSFLVARTGLTRSKAQQLIARGAVLVDGAASPKNHRLRPGEVVEAEVPPQQPAAPLPQNLPLRLLYRDEDLVVVSKPAGMVVHPSAGHPDGTLVNALLGSVGDLSGGGDAIRPGIVHRLDRDTSGLMVVARSDRAQLALQEMIRDRRLSRSYLALVHGTPASRRGTVEAPVGRDPRDRKRMAVTSSGRPAVTHFEVLEEWERASLLHVDLVTGRTHQIRVHLSYIGHAVVGDRVYGKATSLERELGLARQFLHAYRMRFTHPVSGEEMSFEDPLPSDLEDALGRLRAGAVG from the coding sequence ATGCGTCTCGACAGTTTCCTTGTGGCCAGGACGGGCCTGACCAGGAGCAAGGCGCAGCAACTCATCGCCCGGGGGGCGGTGCTGGTGGACGGGGCGGCGAGTCCCAAGAACCACCGCCTGCGCCCCGGCGAAGTGGTGGAGGCGGAGGTGCCGCCCCAGCAACCCGCGGCACCGCTGCCCCAGAACCTTCCGTTACGCCTCCTCTACCGGGACGAGGACCTGGTGGTGGTCTCCAAGCCCGCGGGCATGGTAGTGCATCCTTCCGCGGGTCACCCCGACGGAACACTGGTCAACGCCCTCCTGGGAAGCGTGGGGGACCTTTCCGGCGGGGGCGACGCCATAAGGCCGGGGATCGTGCACCGCCTGGACAGGGATACCTCGGGGCTCATGGTGGTCGCCAGAAGCGACCGCGCCCAACTGGCCCTGCAGGAAATGATCCGTGACCGCCGCCTGAGCAGGTCTTACCTGGCGCTGGTACACGGTACCCCCGCATCGCGGCGGGGCACGGTGGAAGCCCCGGTGGGCAGGGACCCTCGAGACCGCAAGCGCATGGCCGTAACCTCCAGCGGGAGGCCGGCCGTCACGCATTTCGAGGTCCTGGAGGAATGGGAGAGGGCCAGCCTCCTCCACGTCGACCTGGTCACCGGGCGCACGCACCAGATCAGGGTGCACCTATCCTACATAGGCCATGCAGTGGTGGGAGACCGCGTGTACGGCAAGGCGACGTCCCTGGAGCGCGAGCTGGGGCTCGCGCGCCAGTTCCTGCACGCTTACCGCATGCGGTTCACGCATCCCGTATCGGGCGAGGAGATGTCCTTCGAGGACCCTTTGCCATCGGACCTGGAAGATGCGCTGGGGAGGCTGCGCGCGGGCGCCGTGGGTTGA
- the ileS gene encoding isoleucine--tRNA ligase yields the protein MDYRRTLNLPRTDFAMKADLPVREPEIQRFWKETDLYGRVLEKTRGRPSFILHDGPPYANGDIHLGTALNKILKDIIVKYKSMRGFHCPYVPGWDCHGQPIEHEVEKRLGEERGKLDLMEVRRRCREYALHYVERQSQQFQRLGVCGDFADPYLTLKPSYEAANIRILAELVRRGLVYRSRKPIHWCPRCVTALAEAELEYGDKRSPSIYVAFPLLEGLPGRKGEEAAVVIWTTTPWTLPANVAVALHPDMEYALVDGGNGRFLIGRPLLESAAREMGLASWKELASFRGSELEGLHARHPWRERASLIVNSHYVTTEQGTGAVHIAPGHGEEDYYVGLEYDLPMPMPVDDLGRFTDEAPEFEGLFIEDANARILDDLRDRGLLLGSGELVHPYPHCWRCKGPVIFRATPQWFIGVDREYDGSTLRGRCLEAVSEVTWIPSWSIRRMKGMLETRPDWCISRQRAWGVPIPAFYCTSCGRELLTPQSLHRVEELVAAEGSDAWFLRDAREILGGEFACPGCGGGDFRKETDILDVWFESGVSHEAVLLTWEGLTWPCDMYLEGSDQHRGWFQTSLLTAVGARDAPPYRSVLTHGFVVDGEGRKMSKSLGNVISPLDICERLGADILRLWVAAADYTVDIPASREIFDRLVEAYRRIRNTIRFLLGNLYDYQPEKDALPVEEMEELDRWILSRLQGLVRRCTQAMERYQLHVVYHSLHNFCAVDLSALYLDMRKDCLYTFAHDDPARRSAQVAIHRVLTTMTRLMAPVLCHTAEEAWQAMGGGETKDSVHLQDWPEVEEDLVDPRLESDFERLLQLREMVTRSIEELRAAKEIGTSLEAAVELTVPESMRELLAGRESLLPTLFIVSAVTVRYGEDDETRVAVGRAAGTKCARCWNFRTSVGESEEYPDLCDRCLPVVREQRVEPR from the coding sequence ATGGACTATCGCCGAACGCTGAATCTCCCCAGGACCGATTTCGCCATGAAGGCCGACCTGCCGGTGCGGGAACCGGAGATCCAGCGCTTCTGGAAGGAGACGGATCTGTACGGGCGCGTCCTGGAGAAGACGCGGGGCCGCCCGTCCTTCATACTCCACGACGGCCCCCCGTATGCCAACGGCGATATACACCTGGGGACGGCCCTGAACAAGATCCTCAAGGACATCATCGTCAAGTACAAGAGCATGCGCGGCTTTCACTGCCCGTACGTCCCGGGATGGGACTGCCACGGGCAACCCATCGAGCACGAGGTGGAAAAGAGGCTGGGCGAGGAGAGGGGGAAGCTGGACCTCATGGAGGTGCGCAGGCGCTGCCGCGAATACGCCCTCCATTACGTGGAGCGCCAGTCGCAACAGTTCCAGAGGCTGGGGGTCTGCGGGGATTTTGCCGATCCCTACCTCACCCTGAAGCCGTCGTACGAGGCGGCCAACATCCGTATCCTGGCCGAGCTGGTGCGGCGGGGGCTCGTTTACCGCAGCCGCAAGCCCATCCACTGGTGCCCGCGCTGCGTCACCGCCCTGGCGGAGGCTGAGCTGGAGTACGGCGACAAGAGATCCCCCTCCATCTACGTGGCCTTTCCCCTTCTGGAGGGGCTGCCGGGAAGGAAAGGGGAGGAGGCCGCCGTGGTCATCTGGACCACGACGCCGTGGACCCTGCCGGCAAACGTGGCCGTCGCCCTCCATCCGGACATGGAATACGCGCTCGTGGACGGCGGGAATGGCCGCTTTCTCATAGGAAGGCCCCTGCTGGAGAGCGCCGCGCGCGAGATGGGCCTCGCTTCCTGGAAAGAACTGGCATCCTTCAGGGGGAGCGAGCTCGAGGGCCTCCACGCGCGCCATCCCTGGCGAGAAAGGGCCTCCCTTATCGTCAACTCGCATTACGTGACCACGGAGCAGGGAACGGGAGCCGTGCACATCGCCCCGGGGCACGGGGAGGAGGACTATTACGTGGGGCTGGAATACGACCTCCCCATGCCCATGCCGGTGGACGACCTCGGCCGCTTCACCGACGAGGCCCCAGAGTTCGAGGGCCTCTTCATAGAGGACGCAAATGCGCGCATACTGGACGACCTGCGCGACAGGGGACTGCTGCTGGGAAGCGGCGAGCTCGTGCACCCCTACCCGCACTGCTGGCGCTGCAAGGGGCCGGTGATCTTCCGCGCGACACCCCAATGGTTCATCGGGGTGGACCGCGAGTACGACGGCTCCACCCTGAGGGGCAGGTGTCTTGAGGCGGTATCCGAGGTTACGTGGATCCCCTCCTGGAGCATCCGCCGCATGAAGGGCATGCTGGAAACGAGGCCCGACTGGTGCATATCGCGGCAGCGGGCGTGGGGGGTTCCCATCCCCGCCTTCTACTGCACCTCCTGCGGCCGGGAGCTGCTAACGCCGCAATCCCTGCACAGGGTGGAAGAGCTCGTAGCCGCCGAGGGCTCTGACGCATGGTTCCTGAGGGACGCGCGGGAGATCCTCGGCGGGGAGTTCGCCTGCCCCGGCTGCGGCGGCGGCGACTTCCGCAAGGAGACCGACATCCTCGACGTCTGGTTCGAGTCCGGGGTTAGCCACGAGGCGGTCCTCCTCACATGGGAGGGACTCACCTGGCCCTGCGACATGTACCTGGAGGGGAGCGACCAGCACCGCGGCTGGTTCCAGACCTCGCTGCTCACGGCCGTGGGGGCCAGGGATGCACCCCCCTACCGCTCCGTGCTCACCCACGGTTTCGTGGTGGACGGGGAGGGGAGGAAGATGTCCAAGTCCCTGGGGAACGTCATCAGCCCCCTGGACATCTGCGAGCGACTGGGCGCCGATATCCTGCGACTCTGGGTGGCAGCCGCGGATTACACGGTGGACATCCCCGCCTCACGCGAGATCTTCGACCGCCTGGTTGAGGCCTACCGGCGCATTCGTAACACCATCCGCTTCCTCCTGGGCAACCTCTACGATTACCAACCGGAGAAGGACGCCCTCCCCGTGGAGGAGATGGAGGAGCTGGACCGCTGGATACTCTCCCGCCTGCAGGGACTGGTACGGCGGTGTACCCAGGCGATGGAACGCTACCAGCTTCACGTGGTCTACCATTCCCTGCACAATTTCTGCGCCGTGGACCTTAGCGCCCTCTACCTCGACATGCGCAAGGACTGCCTCTACACCTTCGCGCACGACGACCCGGCGCGCCGTTCGGCGCAGGTAGCCATCCACCGCGTCCTGACCACCATGACCAGGTTGATGGCCCCAGTACTCTGCCACACCGCGGAGGAGGCCTGGCAGGCCATGGGTGGAGGAGAGACGAAGGACAGCGTGCACCTCCAGGACTGGCCCGAGGTGGAGGAGGACCTCGTCGACCCGCGCCTCGAAAGCGACTTCGAGCGGCTTCTGCAGCTGCGCGAGATGGTCACCAGGTCCATCGAGGAGCTGCGGGCCGCCAAGGAGATCGGGACCTCCCTGGAAGCGGCGGTGGAGCTGACGGTGCCGGAATCCATGCGGGAGTTGCTCGCGGGCAGGGAATCCCTGCTGCCCACCCTCTTCATCGTCTCCGCGGTCACGGTGCGCTATGGAGAAGACGACGAGACGAGGGTGGCGGTCGGCAGGGCCGCGGGTACCAAGTGCGCCCGCTGCTGGAATTTCCGGACCTCGGTCGGAGAAAGCGAGGAGTACCCCGACCTCTGCGACCGTTGCCTGCCGGTCGTGCGCGAACAGCGAGTGGAACCGCGGTGA
- a CDS encoding TraR/DksA C4-type zinc finger protein: MNKRKLAAFKKILLQEKAVLEKQYRDLEQGNLMASQSDFTGEMPFEEEYAASGTSTFERERDLSLSENVKDLLQRVNEALARIDEGTYGICEICGEKIPEERLEALPYANLCILCKQKEEKALH; encoded by the coding sequence ATGAACAAGAGGAAACTGGCGGCTTTCAAGAAGATCCTCCTGCAGGAGAAGGCGGTGCTGGAGAAACAGTACCGCGATCTCGAGCAGGGGAACCTCATGGCCTCCCAGTCGGATTTCACGGGCGAGATGCCCTTCGAAGAGGAGTACGCAGCCAGCGGCACCAGCACTTTCGAACGCGAACGTGACCTCTCCCTCTCGGAGAACGTCAAGGACCTCCTGCAGAGGGTGAACGAGGCCCTGGCCCGCATCGACGAGGGCACCTACGGCATCTGCGAGATATGCGGCGAGAAGATACCCGAGGAGCGCCTTGAGGCGCTGCCCTACGCCAACCTCTGCATACTGTGCAAACAGAAAGAAGAAAAAGCGCTCCACTGA